From Nicotiana tabacum cultivar K326 chromosome 22, ASM71507v2, whole genome shotgun sequence, one genomic window encodes:
- the LOC107828538 gene encoding BEL1-like homeodomain protein 1, with product MYYQGTSDNIHQAADGNIQTLYLMNPNYIHQGYTDTQQQHQHQQQIMSHAPLQQAQQHFVGVPLPAVSLHDQNHAQLIHRLWNQSGGGGGSGNGSHHQSQIIPSSTVVSATSCGGTTTDLASQLGFQRSITMSPTQQQQQQQQQQRGGLSLSLSPQQQQIRFNNISAQNQVGSNINRGLDGISSMVLGSKYLKAAQELLDEVVNVGKCIKGSELDKEEFINKESILPLASDVNTTNSGGESSSKKKNGVAELTTAQRQEFQMKKAKLVTMLEEVEQRYRQYHHQMQIIVSSFEQVAGIGSAKSYTQLALHAISKQFRCLKDAIVGQIKATSKSLGEEDQSLGGKIEGSRLKFVDHHLRQQRALQQLGMMQPNAWRPQRGLPERAVSVLRAWLFEHFLHPYPKDSDKIMLAKQTGLTRSQVSNWFINARVRLWKPMVEEMYLEEVKNNQEQNTSSEENKNKNELNKEKVVSKSSAPQENGTPTEISTSTISTSPTAGGSFQAVQAHNFSFIGSLNMENNTTAKKPRNHDMYNSSPSSILSSVDMAETKARNHQSNKRFNPLMDATAAYTMGEFGRFNPHEQMAATNFHGNNGVSLTLGLPPNSENLSQQSYQNTINRMSYENIDFQNKRFPSQLLPDFVAGNLGT from the exons ATGTACTATCAAGGAACCTCAGATAATATTCATCAAGCTGCTGATGGTAATATTCAGACACTTTATCTGATGAACCCTAACTATATTCATCAAGGGTACACtgacacacaacaacaacatcaacaccAGCAACAAATTATGTCCCACGCGCCACTGCAGCAGGCGCAGCAGCACTTCGTCGGCGTCCCTCTTCCGGCGGTTAGTTTGCACGATCAGAATCATGCCCAGCTTATCCACCGTCTGTGGAACCaaagtggtggtggtggtggtagtggaAATGGAAGTCATCATCAATCCCAGATTATACCGTCATCCACGGTGGTTTCCGCCACCTCCTGTGGCGGCACCACCACGGACTTGGCCTCTCAGTTGGGGTTCCAGAGGTCAATAACCATGTCGCcgacacaacaacaacaacagcagcagcaacaacaacgaGGTGGTCTATCACTAAGCCTTTCTcctcaacaacaacaaattcGTTTCAATAACATTTCAGCTCAGAATCAAGTTGGATCAAATATTAATAGAGGATTAGATGGAATTTCCAGCATGGTTTTAGGCTCTAAGTACCTGAAAGCTGCACAAGAGCTTCTGGATGAAGTTGTTAATGTTGGAAAATGTATCAAAGGAAGTGAATTAGATAAGGAGGAATTCATAAATAAAGAATCAATATTGCCTTTGGCTAGTGATGTGAACACTACTAATAGTGGAGGTGAAAGTAGCAGCAAGAAGAAAAATGGAGTTGCTGAACTTACAACTGCCCAAAGACAAGAATTTCAAATGAAGAAAGCCAAGCTTGTTACCATGCTTGAAGAG GTGGAGCAAAGATACAGACAGTACCATCACCAAATGCAAATAATTGTATCATCATTCGAGCAAGTAGCAGGAATTGGATCTGCAAAATCATACACACAACTGGCTTTGCATGCAATTTCGAAGCAATTCCGATGCTTAAAAGATGCTATTGTTGGACAAATAAAGGCCACAAGCAAGAGTTTAGGTGAAGAAGATCAAAGCTTAGGAGGGAAAATTGAAGGGTCAAGATTAAAATTTGTAGACCATCATCTTAGGCAACAACGTGCACTTCAACAGCTTGGAATGATGCAACCAAATGCTTGGAGACCCCAAAGAGGTTTACCTGAAAGAGCTGTCTCTGTCCTCCGTGCTTGGCTtttcgagcattttcttcatcc TTATCCCAAGGATTCAGACAAAATCATGCTTGCGAAGCAAACCGGGCTAACAAGGAGCCAG GTTTCAAACTGGTTCATAAATGCTCGAGTTCGACTATGGAAGCCAATGGTGGAAGAAATGTACTTGGAAGAAGTGAAGAATAATCAAGAACAAAATACCTCAtcagaagaaaacaaaaacaaaaatgaactCAACAAAGAGAAAGTGGTCTCAAAATCAAGTGCTCCACAAGAAAATGGTACTCCAACAGAAATTTCAACCTCAACTATTTCAACTTCTCCTACTGCAGGTGGCTCATTTCAAGCAGTACAAGCTCACAACTTCTCCTTCATTGGTTCATTAAACATGGAAAATAATACCACAGCTAAAAAGCCAAGAAATCATGACATGTATAATAGTTCTCCAAGTAGTATTCTTTCATCAGTAGACATGGCCGAAACCAAAGCtagaaatcatcaatcaaacaaAAGGTTCAATCCTTTAATGGATGCAACAGCAGCGTATACGATGGGAGAATTTGGAAGGTTCAATCCTCATGAACAAATGGCAGCAACAAATTTTCATGGAAATAATGGTGTCTCTCTTACTTTAGGGCTTCCTCCTAATTCTGAAAACCTGAGCCAACAGAGTTACCAAAATACTATTAATAGAATGAGCTATGAGAACATTGATTTTCAGAATAAGAGGTTCCCTTCTCAACTATTACCAGATTTTGTTGCAGGTAATCTTGGAACATGA